The following coding sequences are from one Aethina tumida isolate Nest 87 chromosome 2, icAetTumi1.1, whole genome shotgun sequence window:
- the LOC109606334 gene encoding uncharacterized protein LOC109606334 isoform X2, producing the protein MVELRYVDLLRIGCNKQEAEMTLRVYNDLCNDKCYSDVAVEHKTGFGPFLYGAKTGADLFECFIPMLLGPHKYSLKTQEILQEHENYASVHMVIVAPDKISYHEISSNLVDLKKRQAEDIAKHKRNLISLELKKHVKYLEQLDKIRKLKKMSH; encoded by the exons ATGGTTGAGTTGCGG TACGTTGATTTGTTGCGGATTGGGTGCAACAAACAAGAAGCGGAGATGACGCTGAGAGTTTACAACGATTTGTGCAACG ATAAATGTTATTCGGATGTAGCAGTTGAACACAAAACAGGGTTCGGTCCATTTTTGTACGGGGCAAAAACTGGAGCTGATCTGTTTGAATGTTTCATTCCAATGCTTTTGGGCCCCCATAAGTACAGCCTTAAAACCCAAGAAATATTGCAGGAACACGAAAATTACGCcag TGTTCATATGGTAATTGTTGCACCAGATAAGATCTCCTATCATGAGATTTCATCCAATTTGGTTGACTTGAAAAAGAGACAAGCGGAAGATATTGCGAAACATAAACGCAATTTGATTTCTCTGGAACTAAAGAAGCATGTAAAATACCTGGAACAGTTGGATAAAATTaggaaattgaagaaaatgtcTCATTAG
- the LOC109606334 gene encoding uncharacterized protein LOC109606334 isoform X3 produces the protein MVELRYVDLLRIGCNKEEAEMTLRVYDDLCNGKKYSDIAIEHKTGFGPFLYGAKTGADLAECFVPLLTGQIKFSLQTQEILKEHENYASVHMVIVAPDKISYHEISSNLVDLKKRQAEDIAKHKRNLISLELKKHVKYLEQLDKIRKLKKMSH, from the exons ATGGTTGAGTTGCGG TACGTGGATTTGTTGCGAATAGGATGCAACAAAGAAGAAGCGGAGATGACATTAAGGGTGTACGACGATTTGTGCAACG gCAAAAAGTATTCAGATATAGCAATTGAACACAAAACAGGGTTCGGCCCATTTTTGTATGGGGCAAAAACAGGGGCTGATCTGGCTGAGTGTTTCGTCCCATTGCTTACAGGGCAAATTAAATTCAGCCTTCAAacacaagaaatattaaaggaACACGAAAATTACGCCAg TGTTCATATGGTAATTGTTGCACCAGATAAGATCTCCTATCATGAGATTTCATCCAATTTGGTTGACTTGAAAAAGAGACAAGCGGAAGATATTGCGAAACATAAACGCAATTTGATTTCTCTGGAACTAAAGAAGCATGTAAAATACCTGGAACAGTTGGATAAAATTaggaaattgaagaaaatgtcTCATTAG
- the LOC109606334 gene encoding uncharacterized protein LOC109606334 isoform X1 translates to MVELRYVDLLRIGCNKEEAEMTLRVYDDLCNGKKYSDIAIEHKTGFGPFLYGAKTGADLAECFVPLLTGQIKFSLQTQEILKEHENYASVHIVIVGPDKMSYYQISSNLAHLKMTQAIDFEKYKRNLICTEIKKHIKTLEQMDKQDKKKIEKQKKKFL, encoded by the exons ATGGTTGAGTTGCGG TACGTGGATTTGTTGCGAATAGGATGCAACAAAGAAGAAGCGGAGATGACATTAAGGGTGTACGACGATTTGTGCAACG gCAAAAAGTATTCAGATATAGCAATTGAACACAAAACAGGGTTCGGCCCATTTTTGTATGGGGCAAAAACAGGGGCTGATCTGGCTGAGTGTTTCGTCCCATTGCTTACAGGGCAAATTAAATTCAGCCTTCAAacacaagaaatattaaaggaACACGAAAATTACGCCAg TGTTCACATAGTGATCGTTGGACCAGATAAGATGTCTTATTACCAGATCTCCTCCAATTTGGCACATTTAAAGATGACTCAAGCAATAGACTTTGAAAAGTATAAGCGCAATTTAATCTGCACAGAGATTAAAAAGCACATTAAAACTTTGGAACAAATGGATAAACAGgacaaaaagaaaattgagAAACAGAAGAAAAAATTTCTCTAA